One genomic segment of Brassica napus cultivar Da-Ae chromosome A3, Da-Ae, whole genome shotgun sequence includes these proteins:
- the LOC106439529 gene encoding polyadenylate-binding protein RBP47B — MQTTNGSDSSLATPGATTPPPPQQWQQQQQQHWMAAMQYPGAAAMMMMQQQQQMMMYPHQYVPYNYQQHPQFQYASYHQQQQHKTHERGSGDDVKTLWIGDLLHWMDETYLHTCFSHTGEVSSVKVIRNKLTCQSEGYGFVEFLTRAAAEEVLQNFNGSVMPNSEQLFRLNWASFSTGEKRAVENSPELSIFVGDLSPDVTDTLLQELFVERYPSVKSAKVVIDSNTGRSKGYGFVRFGDESERSRALTEMNGAYCSNRQMRVGVATPKRAVANHHPSQAVIVAGGHGANGFMAHGSQSDGESNNSTIFVGGIDPDVTEEDLREPFTQFGEVVSVKIPVGKGCGFVQLDNRKSADDAIQSLNGTVIGKNTVRLSWGRTSNKQWNGGYTQRGQGYNNGGYTNHHDSNNYPTET; from the exons ATGCAGACGACCAACGGCTCAGATTCATCGTTAGCAACTCCCGGAGCTACGACTCCTCCGCCGCCTCAGCAgtggcaacaacaacaacagcagcaTTGGATGGCGGCCATGCAGTATCCAGGCGCAGCGGCTATGATGATgatgcagcagcagcaacagatGATGATGTATCCTCACCAATACGTTCCTTACAATTATCAGCAGCATCCTCAGTTCCAATACGCGTCGTATCACCAGCAACAGCAACACAAGACACATGAGCGTGGATCTGGAGATGATGTGAAGACTCTTTGGATTGGCGATCTTCTTCATTGGATGGACGAGACTTATCTCCACACCTGCTTTTCTCACACCGGCGAG GTTTCTTCTGTGAAAGTGATTCGTAACAAGCTAACATGTCAATCAGAAGGGTATGGTTTTGTTGAGTTTCTTACACGTGCTGCAGCTGAAGAGGTTCTTCAGAACTTTAACGGTTCAGTGATGCCAAACTCTGAGCAGCTCTTCCGTCTAAACTGGGCATCTTTTAGCACTGGTGAGAAGAGAGCAGTTGAGAATAGTCCGGAGCTATCTATATTCGTTGGAGACTTGTCTCCGGATGTGACTGACACTTTATTGCAAGAGCTCTTTGTTGAGAGATATCCATCTGTCAAGAGCGCTAAAGTTGTGATCGATTCCAACACTGGACGGTCCAAAGGTTACGGTTTCGTTAGGTTTGGTGATGAAAGTGAGAGGTCAAGGGCTTTGACTGAAATGAATGGAGCTTATTGTTCCAACAGACAAATGCGTGTTGGTGTTGCGACTCCTAAAAGAGCTGTTGCTAATCATCATCCTTCACAAG CTGTGATTGTGGCGGGTGGACATGGAGCAAATGGTTTTATGGCTCATGGCTCACAGTCTGATGGCGAATCAAACAACTCAACA ATATTTGTTGGTGGCATTGATCCTGATGTTACTGAAGAAGACCTTAGGGAACCTTTTACACAGTTTGGGGAGGTTGTTTCAGTGAAGATCCCAGTAGGCAAAGGATGTGGATTTGTCCAGTTAGATAACAG GAAGAGTGCTGATGATGCCATCCAGAGTTTGAACGGGACAGTCATCGGCAAGAACACTGTCAGACTCTCTTGGGGTAGAACCTCGAACAAGCAG TGGAATGGAGGATACACACAACGAGGACAAGGTTACAACAATGGAGGATATACTAACCACCACGACTCCAACAACTATCCTACCGAGACTTGA
- the LOC106442274 gene encoding putative FBD-associated F-box protein At5g44940 — MNTLRTMGCDRISEFPDCLLTHILSYLSTKDSVKTSVLSKRWEFLWLNVSGLDLNDLDFLPYGFVYRFFEFNRGSCLQTFTLKYCRYTKLGYDSSNSLEWITQMVHRRVQHLDLENKYLCRLYIMPECVYVSKTLVSLKLVKIGLKDPKFDVSLPCLKIMHLANNYFKKPDRNGFCFMDYLCGDGHLIMKKLISGSPVLENITMEASICLPTGFSGYPLVNSFWTNVPQCLSSTLEYVTISVRIMDEETGIKLVNYFLENSAVLKKLTLSCKYYHKPKREAECYKKLLTSTKLSTRCQVLVS; from the coding sequence ATGAATACTCTAAGGACGATGGGTTGCGATAGGATCAGCGAGTTTCCGGATTGTTTGCTAACTCATATACTCTCATACCTTTCGACCAAAGACTCAGTTAAGACTAGCGTTTTGTCGAAGAGATGGGAGTTTCTCTGGCTAAATGTGTCTGGATTGGACTTAAACGACCTTGACTTCCTTCCTTATGGATTCGTGTACAGATTTTTTGAGTTTAACCGCGGATCGTGCCTACAAACTTTCACGTTGAAATATTGCCGTTATACAAAATTAGGGTATGACTCTAGTAACAGCCTTGAGTGGATAACCCAAATGGTTCATCGCCGAGTTCAACATCTTGATCTTGAAAACAAATATCTATGTCGTTTATATATCATGCCTGAATGTGTTTATGTGAGCAAGACATTGGTGTCTTTGAAGCTCGTAAAAATAGGGCTTAAAGACCCCAAGTTTGATGTTTCTCTACCTTGTCTCAAGATCATGCATCTAGCAAACAATTATTTCAAGAAGCCTGATCGTAATGGTTTTTGCTTTATGGATTACTTGTGTGGTGATGGTCATTTGATTATGAAGAAGCTCATTTCAGGCTCTCCAGTTCTAGAAAATATTACCATGGAAGCTTCAATTTGTTTACCGACAGGGTTCTCCGGTTATCCTTTAGTcaattctttttggaccaatgTGCCTCAGTGTTTATCATCCACTTTGGAATATGTTACGATTAGCGTAAGGATTATGGATGAGGAAACTGGGATTAAACTAGTGAATTACTTTCTTGAGAATTCAGCAGTACTCAAGAAACTAACTCTGAGTTGCAAATATTATCATAAGCCCAAACGAGAGGCAGAGTGTTACAAGAAGCTTCTTACATCCACAAAGCTTTCTACAAGATGTCAGGTTCTCGTCTCTTGA
- the LOC106444097 gene encoding cyclin-dependent kinase inhibitor 6: protein MSERNPNCKRDARSLEASSASDSLLKKKKLDDDSHGVIFLAFPSPSVASSDDSSRGGCSVTSAGEDDEKSSIICFSSESNEIVRKSPTVSVDLETHQISDDLSVSGRIAHRNEANPESEEALGETTEMESSSADDRKSSPEVSKSPTPGEIDEFLSELESKDQKRFMDKYNFDIVNDKPLQGRYKWDRLKPVKE, encoded by the exons aTGAGCGAGAGAAATCCTAACTGCAAGCGTGATGCGCGATCGCTTGAAGCTTCGAGCGCAAGCGACTCGcttctcaagaagaagaagctcgaTGATGACTCTCATGGCGTCATCTTTCTCGCGTTTCCTTCTCCTTCCGTGGCGTCATCGGATGATTCCTCTCGAGGCGGATGCTCCGTTACCTCCGCCGGAGAAGACGATGAAAAGAGCTCGATCATCTGTTTCAGCAGTGAATCGAACGAAATCGTGAGGAAGAGTCCGACTGTTTCTGTAGATCTGGAG ACTCATCAAATCTCCGATGATCTCTCTGTTTCTGGGCGCATCGCTCACAGAAACGAAGCGAATCCAGAGAGTGAAGAAGCTTTGGGAGAAACAACAGAGATGGAATCATCATCGGCGGATGATCGGAAAAGTTCACCGGAAGTGAGCAAGAGTCCGACGCCGGGAGAGATTGACGAGTTCTTATCGGAGCTAGAGAGTAAAGATCAGAAACGTTTCATGGATAA GTACAACTTCGATATCGTTAATGACAAACCGCTCCAAGGTCGCTACAAGTGGGATCGACTTAAGCCAGTAAAAGAATGA